The following are encoded together in the Microtus pennsylvanicus isolate mMicPen1 chromosome 8, mMicPen1.hap1, whole genome shotgun sequence genome:
- the Bhlhe41 gene encoding class E basic helix-loop-helix protein 41, whose translation MDEGIPHLQERQLLEHRDFIGLDYASLYMCKPKRSLKRDDTKDTYKLPHRLIEKKRRDRINECIAQLKDLLPEHLKLTTLGHLEKAVVLELTLKHLKALTALTEQQHQKIIALQNGERSLKSPVQADLDAFHSGFQTCAKEVLQYLARFESWTPREPRCAQLVSHLHAVATQLLTPQVPQGRVPGRAPCSTGAAAAPGLDRAARCVPVIQRTQPGTEPEHDTDTDSGYGGEAEQGRAAVKQEPPGDPSPAPKRPKLEARSALLGPEPALLGSLVALGGGAPFAQPAAAPFCLPFYLLSPSAAAYVQPWLDKSGLDKYLYPAAAAPFPLLYPGIPAAAAAAAAAFPCLSSVLSPPPEKAGSAAGAPLLAHEVAPPGPLRPQHAHSRTHLPRAGNPECSQEDASLPAKDAP comes from the exons ATGGACGAAGGAATCCCTCATTTGCAAGAGAGACAGTTACTGGAACATAGGGATTTTATAGG ACTGGATTACGCCTCTTTGTATATGTGTAAACCCAAAAGGAGCTTGAAGCGAGATGACACCAAG GATACCTACAAATTAccgcacagattaatagaaaaaaagagaagagaccgAATTAATGAGTGCATTGCTCAGCTGAAAGATTTACTGCCTGAACATCTGAAATTGACA ACACTGGGGCATCTGGAGAAAGCAGTAGTTTTGGAATTAACTTTGAAGCACTTAAAAGCGTTAACAGCCTTAACGGAGCAGCAGCATCAGAAGATAATTGCTTTACAGAATG GGGAGCGCTCTCTGAAATCGCCGGTCCAGGCCGACTTGGATGCGTTCCACTCGGGGTTTCAAACCTGCGCCAAAGAAGTCTTGCAATACCTCGCGCGCTTTGAGAGCTGGACGCCCAGGGAGCCGCGCTGCGCACAGCTTGTCAGCCACCTGCACGCCGtggccacccagctcctgacgCCACAGGTGCCCCAGGGCAGGGTCCCCGGCCGCGCACCCTGCAGCACTGGGGCCGCGGCCGCCCCCGGCCTTGATCGCGCCGCCCGCTGCGTGCCGGTCATCCAGCGGACTCAGCCCGGCACCGAGCCTGAGCACGACACGGACACCGACAGCGGCTACGGAGGCGAGGCGGAGCAGGGCCGCGCCGCCGTCAAGCAGGAGCCACCCGGGGACCCGTCGCCCGCGCCCAAGAGGCCGAAGCTGGAGGCGCGCAGCGCGCTCCTGGGCCCGGAGCCCGCGCTGCTTGGCTCGCTCGTGGCGCTGGGCGGGGGGGCGCCCTTCGCGCAGCCGGCCGCCGCGCCCTTCTGCCTGCCCTTCTACCTGCTGTCGCCGTCCGCTGCCGCCTACGTGCAGCCTTGGCTGGACAAGAGCGGCCTGGACAAGTATCTGTACCCCGCGGCGGCCGCGCCCTTCCCGCTGCTGTATCCTGGCATCCCCGcagcggccgccgccgccgccgctgccttCCCCTGCCTGTCGTCCGTGCTGTCGCCGCCTCCCGAGAAGGCAGGCTCCGCCGCTGGTGCCCCCCTCCTGGCGCACGAGGTGGCGCCCCCGGGGCCGCTGCGCCCCCAGCACGCGCACAGCCGCACCCACCTGCCGCGCGCTGGGAACCCGGAGTGCTCTCAGGAAGATGCCTCGCTGCCTGCCAAGGATGCCCCCTGA